From a region of the Enterobacter sp. JBIWA008 genome:
- a CDS encoding ABC transporter ATP-binding protein, producing the protein MTLVEVKDLQVSFGEKMAVSAASFAIEKGESFSLIGESGCGKSTILRVLAGLQREWRGSVALLGEALTPGQRFEGELRRNVQMVFQDPWASLHPNHTVARTLSEPLSIHGETQIAEKVADALQQVGLSADAGKRYPHQLSGGQRQRVAIARALLLRPQLLLLDEPTSALDMSVQAEIVNLLNRLKAEHGMTYLLVSHDADVVAHMSDRAAFMAHGEIQKVFDREAMLRGEHRMG; encoded by the coding sequence ATGACGCTCGTTGAAGTTAAGGATCTCCAGGTGAGCTTCGGGGAGAAAATGGCGGTGTCCGCCGCCAGCTTTGCCATCGAAAAAGGAGAAAGCTTCAGCCTGATCGGTGAATCCGGCTGCGGGAAATCAACTATTCTGCGGGTGCTGGCTGGGCTGCAGCGCGAGTGGCGCGGCAGTGTTGCGCTGCTGGGAGAAGCGTTAACGCCAGGGCAACGTTTTGAAGGCGAGCTTCGCCGCAACGTGCAGATGGTGTTTCAGGATCCGTGGGCATCGCTGCATCCAAACCACACCGTTGCGCGCACGCTGTCGGAGCCGTTAAGCATCCACGGCGAAACGCAGATTGCCGAAAAGGTGGCGGATGCGCTGCAGCAGGTGGGGCTTTCCGCTGACGCGGGTAAACGTTATCCGCATCAGCTTTCCGGCGGCCAGCGCCAGCGCGTTGCCATTGCCCGCGCGCTGCTGCTGCGCCCGCAGCTTCTGCTGCTGGATGAACCCACCTCGGCGCTGGATATGTCGGTGCAGGCTGAAATCGTGAACCTGCTCAACCGCCTGAAGGCCGAGCACGGCATGACCTATCTGCTGGTGAGCCACGACGCGGACGTGGTTGCCCACATGTCCGACCGGGCAGCGTTTATGGCGCACGGGGAGATCCAGAAGGTGTTTGACCGTGAGGCGATGTTACGGGGTGAGCACAGGATGGGGTAA
- a CDS encoding ABC transporter ATP-binding protein, with amino-acid sequence MTEQRVIVDALNIDYPSARVVNNLSFTLGNERLALVGESGSGKSMSARALMGLVRKPGIVSANRLNVLGNDLLTLSTRRWQGLRGNGIAMVLQDPRYALNPAKNVAAQLDEALTLHQRLPRAERRARIHDVIRAVGLNEHVLQRYPGELSGGMGQRVMIAIALINNPQVLIADEPTSALDARLRNQILELLVQQCEERQMAMLLISHDLPLVAEHCDRVLVMYQGEKVDEMAANQLPQATHPYTRTLWTCRPNASTYGQMLPTLDRSQPWKEAANDAR; translated from the coding sequence ATGACTGAACAACGCGTCATCGTCGATGCGCTGAATATCGACTACCCCTCCGCGCGCGTGGTCAACAACCTGAGCTTCACGCTTGGCAACGAGCGGCTGGCGCTGGTGGGGGAATCCGGCTCGGGCAAGTCGATGTCCGCCCGCGCCCTGATGGGGCTGGTGCGCAAGCCCGGCATCGTGAGCGCGAACCGGCTTAACGTGCTCGGCAACGACCTGCTGACCCTAAGCACCCGCCGCTGGCAGGGGCTGCGCGGTAACGGGATTGCGATGGTCCTGCAGGACCCGCGCTACGCGCTGAATCCGGCGAAAAACGTCGCCGCTCAGCTTGATGAAGCGCTGACCCTGCATCAGCGCCTGCCGCGCGCTGAACGCCGGGCGCGCATTCACGACGTCATCCGCGCCGTCGGACTCAACGAACATGTCCTCCAGCGTTACCCCGGCGAACTCTCCGGCGGCATGGGCCAGCGGGTGATGATTGCGATTGCGCTGATCAACAACCCGCAGGTGCTGATTGCCGACGAACCCACCTCCGCGCTGGACGCCCGCCTGCGCAACCAGATCCTCGAGCTGCTGGTGCAGCAGTGCGAAGAACGCCAGATGGCGATGCTGTTAATCAGCCACGATCTGCCGCTGGTGGCGGAGCACTGCGACCGCGTGCTGGTGATGTATCAGGGCGAAAAGGTCGATGAGATGGCGGCAAACCAGCTTCCGCAGGCGACGCATCCGTACACGCGCACCCTGTGGACCTGCCGTCCGAACGCCAGTACCTATGGGCAGATGCTGCCGACGCTTGACCGTTCGCAGCCGTGGAAGGAGGCCGCTAATGACGCTCGTTGA
- a CDS encoding ABC transporter permease, with amino-acid sequence MPFYLFLRRLRRSPAAFCGLVAIALLVVIALFAPWLAPLDPNWQDAAARLQAPNGQHWLGTDSYGRDLLSRLIYGTRPALGLVALVTVITLPVGLLVGILSGYYGGWLERILMRFTDVVMSMPRLILAFAFVAMLGPGLVNGALALALTTWPAYARQARSEIQRLRHSDYLAAAEMMGIRGLRLLVGHILPLCLPSAIVRLALDLAGIILAAAGLGFLGLGARPPMAEWGAMIADGMQVIFDQWWIAAIPGGAILFASLAFNLMGDGLRDVLEPQHD; translated from the coding sequence ATGCCGTTTTATCTTTTCTTACGCCGCCTGCGCCGCTCCCCTGCCGCGTTTTGCGGGCTGGTTGCCATCGCGCTGCTGGTGGTTATCGCCCTGTTCGCGCCGTGGCTCGCGCCGCTTGACCCGAACTGGCAGGACGCCGCCGCGCGCCTGCAGGCACCGAACGGCCAGCACTGGCTGGGCACCGACAGCTACGGGCGCGATTTGCTTTCGCGCCTGATTTACGGCACCCGTCCGGCGCTCGGGCTGGTGGCGTTAGTTACCGTAATCACCCTGCCCGTCGGGCTGCTGGTGGGGATTTTGTCCGGCTACTACGGCGGCTGGCTGGAGCGCATCCTGATGCGTTTTACCGACGTGGTGATGTCGATGCCGCGCCTGATCCTCGCCTTCGCGTTTGTGGCGATGCTTGGCCCGGGGCTGGTCAACGGCGCGCTGGCGCTGGCCTTGACCACCTGGCCCGCCTACGCGCGGCAGGCGCGGAGTGAAATTCAGCGTCTGCGCCACAGCGATTATCTGGCCGCCGCCGAAATGATGGGCATTCGCGGCCTGCGCCTGCTGGTCGGCCATATTCTGCCCCTGTGCCTGCCGTCCGCGATTGTGCGTCTGGCGCTGGATCTGGCGGGGATTATTCTGGCGGCCGCCGGGCTGGGCTTCCTCGGCCTTGGCGCGCGTCCGCCGATGGCCGAATGGGGCGCGATGATCGCCGACGGTATGCAGGTCATTTTCGACCAGTGGTGGATTGCCGCCATTCCGGGCGGGGCGATTCTGTTTGCCAGCCTGGCCTTCAACCTGATGGGCGATGGCCTGCGCGACGTACTGGAGCCACAGCATGACTGA
- a CDS encoding ABC transporter permease produces the protein MPHLSTRLLQGLLTLLLTLFGLLLVTFALSAFSPVDRVLQIVGDHASQSTYDQVRHQLGLDRPLPVQFWHYLQNLAHGDLGTASATGQPVLQDLLHAFPATLELATLALIIGAVLGVIAGVLCARYAGSPLDLAIRTLTLLGNSVPIFWLGLLMLALFYAKLQWSAGPGRLDDIWQFTVEPRTGFALVDTWLSGDREAFRNAISHLVLPVLLLAYYSLASITRLTRSACLSEMNKEYILLARAKGAGEMTILLHHVLPNIRGTLLTVIALAYTSMLEGAVLTETVFSWPGIGRYLTTALFAGDTTAVMGGTLLIGVCFVLINNLTDLLVRATDPRMR, from the coding sequence ATGCCACATCTTTCCACCCGCCTGCTTCAGGGTCTGCTGACCCTGCTGCTCACGCTATTCGGGCTGCTGCTCGTCACGTTTGCGCTCTCGGCGTTTTCACCGGTCGACCGCGTGCTGCAGATCGTGGGCGATCACGCCAGCCAGTCAACCTACGATCAGGTTCGCCACCAGCTTGGGCTGGATCGGCCCCTGCCCGTGCAGTTCTGGCACTATCTGCAAAACCTTGCCCACGGTGATTTAGGCACCGCCAGCGCCACCGGGCAGCCGGTGCTGCAGGATCTGCTGCACGCCTTCCCCGCCACGCTTGAGCTGGCGACGCTGGCGTTAATCATCGGCGCCGTGCTCGGCGTGATTGCCGGGGTACTGTGCGCCCGCTACGCCGGTTCGCCGCTCGATTTAGCCATCAGAACGCTCACCCTGCTCGGCAACTCGGTACCGATTTTCTGGCTCGGCCTGCTGATGCTGGCCCTGTTCTACGCGAAGCTGCAGTGGAGCGCGGGTCCCGGCAGGCTGGATGATATCTGGCAGTTTACCGTCGAGCCGCGCACCGGCTTTGCGCTGGTGGATACCTGGCTTTCCGGCGATCGGGAGGCATTTCGCAACGCCATCAGCCATCTGGTGCTGCCGGTGCTGCTGCTGGCCTATTACTCGCTGGCAAGCATTACCCGCCTGACGCGTTCGGCCTGTCTGAGCGAGATGAACAAAGAGTACATCCTGCTCGCCCGCGCCAAGGGTGCCGGGGAGATGACCATTCTGCTGCACCACGTGCTGCCAAACATTCGCGGCACCCTGCTGACGGTGATCGCCCTCGCGTACACCAGCATGCTGGAAGGCGCGGTACTGACCGAAACCGTCTTCTCCTGGCCGGGCATCGGGCGCTACCTCACCACCGCCCTGTTTGCCGGTGACACCACCGCCGTCATGGGCGGCACGCTGCTGATTGGCGTCTGCTTTGTACTCATTAATAACCTTACCGACCTGCTCGTGCGGGCGACCGATCCCAGGATGCGCTGA
- a CDS encoding ABC transporter substrate-binding protein, with translation MTKKLLPLLVLAALSGAVHAATPPNTLVVAQGLDDIVSLDPAEANELSSIQTVPSLYQRLVQPDRDNPEKITPILAESWEADAAAKTLTIKLKADARFASGNPLRPEDVIFSYTRAVTLNKSPAFILNVLGWDASNIASQLKKVDDHTLQLHWTADVSPSVALNILSTPIASIVDEKQVAANAKDNDFGNAWLKMHSAGSGAFKMRVYQPHQAIVLEANESAPGGAPKLKSIIIKNVPDPASRRLLIQQGDADVARDLGADQISALDGKPGVKVLSIPSAEQNYLVFNTGNSANPLLNNPAFWEAARWLVDYDGITKNLLKGQYFVHQSFLPVGLPGALEDNPFTFDPAKAKDILAKAGIKDAHFTLDVENKPPFITIAQSMQASFAQGGVKVDLLPAAGSQVYARVRAKQHQAAIRLWIPDYFDAHSNASAFAWNDGKSSTVAGLNGWKIPELNKATLAAVAEPDPAKRLDLYKKMQEQLQQNSPYVFVDQGKTQIVVRDNVKGYQQGLNADMVWYDRVTK, from the coding sequence ATGACGAAAAAACTGTTGCCGTTACTGGTGCTGGCTGCGCTCTCAGGCGCCGTCCACGCCGCTACTCCGCCCAACACGCTGGTTGTTGCCCAGGGGCTGGATGACATCGTGAGCCTCGACCCGGCTGAAGCCAACGAGCTATCCAGCATTCAGACCGTGCCGAGCCTGTATCAGCGTCTGGTACAGCCGGACCGCGATAACCCTGAAAAAATCACCCCGATTCTCGCAGAGAGCTGGGAAGCGGACGCGGCAGCAAAAACCCTGACGATTAAACTTAAGGCCGATGCCAGATTCGCCTCCGGCAACCCGCTGCGCCCGGAAGACGTGATCTTCTCATACACCCGCGCCGTGACGCTGAACAAATCCCCGGCCTTTATTCTGAACGTGCTGGGCTGGGACGCGAGCAACATCGCCAGCCAGCTGAAAAAGGTGGACGATCATACCCTCCAGCTTCACTGGACGGCGGACGTCAGCCCGTCGGTAGCGCTGAATATTCTCTCCACGCCGATAGCCTCCATCGTCGATGAAAAGCAGGTCGCCGCGAACGCGAAGGATAACGACTTCGGCAACGCCTGGCTGAAAATGCACTCGGCGGGCAGCGGCGCGTTCAAGATGCGCGTCTATCAGCCGCATCAGGCCATCGTGCTGGAAGCTAACGAATCTGCACCCGGCGGCGCGCCGAAGCTCAAAAGCATCATCATTAAAAACGTCCCCGATCCGGCTTCACGCCGACTGCTGATCCAGCAGGGTGACGCGGACGTGGCGCGCGATCTGGGTGCAGATCAGATAAGCGCCCTGGACGGTAAGCCTGGCGTGAAGGTGCTGAGCATTCCGTCCGCCGAGCAAAATTACCTGGTGTTTAACACCGGCAACAGCGCCAACCCGCTGCTGAACAATCCGGCGTTCTGGGAAGCCGCGCGCTGGCTGGTGGACTATGACGGCATCACTAAAAATCTGCTGAAAGGCCAGTACTTTGTTCATCAGAGCTTCCTGCCGGTCGGGCTGCCGGGCGCGCTGGAAGACAATCCATTTACGTTTGACCCGGCAAAAGCAAAAGACATCCTGGCCAAAGCGGGCATTAAAGACGCGCACTTCACGCTGGACGTGGAGAACAAGCCGCCGTTTATCACCATCGCCCAGTCGATGCAGGCGAGCTTTGCTCAGGGGGGCGTGAAGGTCGATCTGCTTCCTGCCGCCGGGAGCCAGGTCTATGCCCGCGTGCGCGCGAAGCAGCACCAGGCGGCGATTCGTCTGTGGATCCCGGACTACTTCGACGCGCACTCTAACGCCAGCGCCTTTGCGTGGAACGACGGTAAATCCAGCACCGTGGCCGGGCTTAACGGCTGGAAAATTCCAGAGCTGAACAAAGCCACGCTGGCGGCGGTTGCCGAGCCGGATCCGGCGAAGCGTCTGGATCTTTACAAGAAGATGCAGGAACAGCTGCAGCAGAATTCGCCGTACGTGTTCGTCGATCAGGGTAAAACCCAGATCGTGGTGCGCGATAACGTGAAGGGGTATCAGCAGGGGCTGAACGCGGATATGGTCTGGTACGATCGCGTCACGAAGTAG
- a CDS encoding GNAT family protein, whose translation MPEINQHGQTVNDIVPDWKGARDLTRTPLFGQYCRLEPLDADRHAADLYEAYALGDDSDWTWLASTQPVSVEATAHWVMAKVMDDELVPFAVIDLRTERAVGLVSYMANERLLGSVEIGHVTWSRRMKGTRMGTETVWLLLKNAFEHGYRRLEWKCDSMNVASRRAAERLGFVWEGRLRQKLVRKGRNRDSDMLSIIDGEWPQRDAELRAWLAAENFADEGRQIKRLEAFRL comes from the coding sequence GTGCCCGAAATCAATCAACATGGTCAAACCGTTAACGATATCGTTCCCGACTGGAAAGGCGCGCGCGACCTAACCCGCACGCCGCTGTTCGGCCAGTATTGCCGCCTGGAGCCGCTGGATGCCGATCGTCACGCGGCCGATCTCTATGAGGCGTACGCGCTGGGCGACGACAGCGACTGGACGTGGCTTGCCAGCACCCAGCCAGTGAGCGTGGAGGCCACCGCGCACTGGGTCATGGCGAAGGTCATGGACGATGAGCTGGTGCCGTTTGCCGTCATAGATTTACGCACCGAACGTGCGGTGGGGCTGGTGAGCTATATGGCTAACGAGCGGCTGCTGGGGTCGGTGGAGATTGGGCACGTCACCTGGTCGCGGAGGATGAAAGGAACCCGGATGGGCACCGAAACGGTATGGCTGCTGCTGAAAAATGCGTTTGAGCACGGCTACCGGCGCCTTGAGTGGAAGTGCGATTCCATGAACGTGGCGTCGCGCAGGGCGGCGGAGCGGCTGGGTTTCGTCTGGGAAGGACGCCTTCGCCAGAAGCTGGTGCGCAAAGGGCGCAACCGCGACAGCGATATGCTTTCTATTATTGACGGCGAATGGCCGCAGCGCGATGCCGAACTGCGCGCCTGGCTGGCGGCGGAGAATTTTGCCGACGAAGGGCGGCAGATTAAGCGGCTTGAGGCGTTTCGGTTATAA
- a CDS encoding thiamine pyrophosphate-binding protein codes for MIKSLPSLSDLNVRSGADILLEVLESEGVEYIFGNPGTTELPLIDALLRHENIHYILALQESTVVAIADGYAKASGKTGFINLHTASGLGHGMGNLINSRIMKTPLVVTVGQQDMRHYVRDPLLYDDIVSIGSPVMKWAQEVTSADQLPVLVRRAFHAASYPPAGPVLLSLPMNVMEELSDAGIQKASRVNYHTVAGSLNELAESLSEIAPGRIMIVAGDEVHSSGSTQEIVQLAEALGAHVYGSSWPLNLPFPTQHALWRGNMPTTAKEIASIVNAYDAVFIIGGRSLITILYSEGEAIPETCAVYQLSADMNELGRTYATRLSVMGDIKLSLHELLPKLEQRRVASKLTHQRLLKAARAERETEWQLQEERLAAERLRPAISPMVAAYEVIKSVPPGITIVDEAIATARHVRRFISDQQHPRYYFMRGGGLGWGMPASVGHSLGRGREPVVCLIGDGASLYSPQALWTAAHENLPVTFIVMNNREYNILKNFMKSQADYSSTQLGRFIGMDLVNPHIDFQSLAIAMGVHCCRVTEAADIAEAVTRGLQSGKTNLIEIAISAD; via the coding sequence ATGATTAAATCATTACCGTCCTTATCAGATTTAAATGTGCGATCGGGCGCCGATATTCTCCTTGAAGTGCTGGAGAGTGAAGGTGTGGAATATATTTTTGGCAACCCCGGCACCACCGAACTCCCGCTCATTGATGCCCTGCTTCGCCATGAAAATATTCATTATATTCTGGCGCTTCAGGAGAGCACCGTGGTCGCCATTGCCGACGGCTATGCGAAAGCCTCCGGCAAGACCGGCTTTATCAATTTGCATACCGCCAGCGGTCTGGGGCACGGCATGGGAAATTTAATCAACTCGCGGATAATGAAAACACCGCTGGTGGTCACCGTCGGCCAGCAGGACATGCGGCACTACGTTCGCGACCCGCTTCTGTATGATGATATTGTTTCCATTGGTTCCCCGGTCATGAAGTGGGCGCAGGAGGTCACCAGCGCCGACCAGCTCCCGGTACTGGTGCGCCGCGCGTTTCATGCTGCCAGCTATCCTCCGGCCGGCCCGGTTCTGCTCTCCCTCCCGATGAACGTAATGGAAGAGCTAAGCGACGCCGGGATACAGAAGGCGTCCAGGGTGAACTACCACACCGTCGCGGGCTCGCTGAACGAACTGGCAGAATCGCTCAGCGAGATAGCTCCAGGCAGGATCATGATTGTGGCGGGAGATGAGGTTCACTCCAGCGGCTCGACGCAGGAGATTGTCCAGCTTGCTGAAGCGCTAGGCGCCCACGTCTACGGCTCCTCCTGGCCGTTGAATTTGCCCTTCCCCACGCAGCACGCGCTCTGGCGAGGCAATATGCCCACCACCGCAAAAGAAATCGCCAGCATCGTTAATGCCTACGATGCGGTGTTTATCATCGGCGGCAGAAGCCTGATTACCATTTTGTATAGCGAGGGCGAGGCCATTCCGGAAACCTGCGCGGTGTATCAGCTCTCGGCGGATATGAACGAACTTGGCCGCACGTATGCCACCCGCCTCTCGGTGATGGGGGATATCAAGCTGTCCCTGCACGAACTGTTGCCGAAGCTTGAACAACGCCGGGTGGCAAGCAAATTGACGCATCAGCGGCTGCTCAAAGCGGCACGCGCTGAACGTGAAACAGAGTGGCAACTGCAGGAAGAACGTCTGGCAGCCGAGCGGCTGCGCCCGGCGATTTCGCCAATGGTCGCGGCCTACGAGGTGATAAAGTCCGTTCCGCCTGGCATCACGATTGTCGACGAGGCGATTGCAACGGCCAGACACGTTCGCCGGTTTATTTCCGACCAGCAGCACCCGCGCTACTACTTTATGCGCGGCGGCGGACTGGGCTGGGGGATGCCTGCCTCGGTAGGGCACTCGCTGGGACGCGGGCGAGAGCCGGTGGTATGCCTGATAGGTGACGGAGCCTCCCTGTACTCGCCGCAGGCACTCTGGACGGCGGCACACGAAAATCTGCCGGTCACCTTTATCGTCATGAATAACAGGGAGTACAACATCCTGAAAAACTTTATGAAGAGCCAGGCTGACTACAGCTCAACGCAGCTGGGGCGTTTTATCGGGATGGACCTCGTGAACCCGCATATCGATTTTCAGTCGCTGGCCATCGCTATGGGCGTCCACTGCTGCCGGGTGACCGAGGCTGCAGATATCGCCGAAGCGGTAACGCGCGGCCTGCAGTCAGGAAAAACCAACTTAATTGAAATCGCGATTTCCGCGGATTAG
- a CDS encoding SDR family oxidoreductase, whose translation MNNSANKVVVITGASSGIGEAIALHLANKPFSLVLVARRLERINALVDRIIQQGGQAIAVKADVTRQDEVQRAIDAAVAAYQRVDVLINNAGFMAIAPISELKTDEWDRMIDTNLKGVLYGIAAALPVFQRQGSGHFINVASVAGIKVLAPGGVVYSATKFAVRALSEGLRQEAGKTIRTTLISPGAVESELQFGSSDAPSKQFLHEFYKQAIPAESIARAVLFAIEQPGNVDVNEIIVRPTQEEF comes from the coding sequence ATGAATAATAGTGCAAACAAAGTTGTTGTTATCACCGGTGCCAGCAGTGGTATTGGTGAGGCCATTGCCCTTCATCTGGCAAATAAACCTTTTTCACTGGTGCTGGTTGCCCGTCGTCTGGAGAGAATTAACGCCCTGGTGGATCGCATTATTCAGCAGGGCGGTCAGGCGATAGCCGTGAAGGCGGACGTGACCCGACAGGACGAGGTTCAGCGCGCGATTGACGCTGCCGTCGCCGCATACCAGCGCGTCGATGTACTGATCAACAACGCGGGCTTTATGGCGATTGCCCCCATCAGCGAGCTGAAAACCGACGAGTGGGACCGGATGATTGATACTAATCTCAAAGGCGTGCTGTACGGTATCGCAGCGGCACTCCCGGTGTTCCAGCGTCAGGGGAGCGGGCACTTTATCAACGTGGCCTCCGTGGCGGGTATCAAGGTCCTTGCCCCCGGCGGCGTGGTGTACAGCGCCACGAAATTCGCCGTCCGCGCCCTGAGTGAAGGGCTACGTCAGGAAGCGGGGAAAACCATTCGGACTACACTTATTTCCCCCGGCGCCGTTGAAAGCGAGCTGCAGTTTGGCAGCTCTGACGCCCCGAGCAAACAGTTCCTCCATGAATTTTATAAGCAGGCTATTCCGGCAGAGTCGATTGCCAGAGCCGTATTATTTGCTATCGAACAACCAGGCAATGTTGATGTAAACGAAATAATTGTCCGTCCCACGCAGGAAGAGTTTTAG
- a CDS encoding anti-sigma factor: MNDSEKRDDMLAAEYALGTLRGGARLKFQKRLADEPTLAARAAYWQNMFSTLDSHLAPVPPPETVWKRIVLDLPPKKPLRKSRLYLGWMAAASLAAVTVVTWYSTRTPELAPIMVLNDAQQHGQWIVSADSSRQYLSITPLRPNAIAAQNSLQLWLIPAGKAPISLGLLHSNASTHVAIGNKTLTPDAMIAISLEPEGGSPTGQPTGPVLYSGKI; encoded by the coding sequence ATGAATGACAGCGAAAAACGCGATGACATGCTGGCTGCAGAATATGCCCTCGGCACTCTGCGCGGAGGGGCGCGGCTTAAGTTCCAAAAAAGGCTTGCCGATGAACCCACTCTGGCTGCACGCGCTGCGTACTGGCAGAACATGTTCAGCACGCTCGACAGTCATCTTGCGCCCGTTCCCCCACCCGAGACGGTGTGGAAGAGGATAGTCCTCGATCTGCCGCCCAAAAAGCCTTTGCGCAAAAGTCGGCTTTATCTCGGCTGGATGGCCGCGGCCAGCCTCGCCGCCGTTACCGTCGTGACCTGGTATTCCACCCGAACGCCGGAACTCGCGCCGATAATGGTACTCAACGATGCCCAACAGCACGGGCAATGGATCGTCAGTGCGGACAGCAGCCGCCAGTATCTCAGCATAACCCCTCTCAGACCGAACGCCATTGCGGCGCAAAATAGCCTGCAACTTTGGCTTATTCCTGCCGGTAAGGCCCCGATATCCCTGGGGCTACTGCATAGCAACGCATCGACCCATGTTGCCATCGGAAACAAAACCCTTACCCCTGACGCGATGATAGCCATAAGCCTTGAACCTGAGGGGGGATCACCCACCGGTCAACCCACCGGCCCCGTGCTGTACAGTGGAAAGATTTAA
- a CDS encoding sigma-70 family RNA polymerase sigma factor, which translates to MDNALAEKQLKLMQAVANGDRRAFEQLYRLTSPHLFAVALRMLRHRAWAEEILHDCFVTVWSKAETYNAALSSPMTWLTHIVRNRCIDWLRSGQTRAAAREESYSEDILLSESDEPNSWHDDAQAARLRHCLEHLSHEQRQSITLAYYQGMSHSDIADWLQQPVGSVKSWIRRAMDHLRECVGL; encoded by the coding sequence ATGGATAACGCGCTGGCTGAAAAGCAGTTGAAATTAATGCAGGCGGTCGCAAACGGCGATCGCCGCGCATTTGAACAACTATACCGACTCACTTCACCGCATCTGTTTGCCGTCGCGCTGCGCATGCTGCGTCATCGCGCCTGGGCAGAAGAGATCCTCCACGACTGTTTTGTCACCGTCTGGAGTAAAGCTGAAACCTATAATGCCGCCCTGAGCTCTCCGATGACCTGGCTTACGCATATTGTTCGCAACCGCTGTATTGACTGGCTGCGCAGCGGGCAAACCCGCGCTGCCGCCCGCGAGGAGTCGTATTCTGAAGATATTCTGCTGAGCGAAAGCGACGAGCCGAATAGCTGGCACGACGACGCGCAGGCAGCACGGCTCAGGCATTGCCTGGAACATCTGAGCCACGAACAGCGGCAGAGCATTACGCTCGCCTACTATCAGGGCATGTCCCACAGCGACATTGCCGACTGGCTCCAGCAGCCCGTGGGCTCAGTAAAAAGCTGGATCCGCCGCGCGATGGATCATCTTCGGGAGTGCGTGGGCCTATGA
- a CDS encoding fasciclin domain-containing protein: MKKLTRVAFVTSALLFCAGASAAMTSGSVMVGGAEMFPSKNIVENAVNSKDHTTLVAAVKAAGLVDTLQSKGPFTVFAPTDAAFAKLPAGTVDNLVKPENKALLTSILTYHVVAGNYDMKALEQKIKQGGGHAELKTVNGQPLWIMSNGPHNIQLKDGKGNVANISTYDVHQKNGVIDVIDTVLMPK; the protein is encoded by the coding sequence ATGAAAAAGCTAACCCGTGTTGCATTTGTAACCAGCGCTTTACTTTTCTGTGCAGGCGCGTCAGCAGCCATGACGTCAGGCTCCGTGATGGTGGGTGGAGCGGAAATGTTCCCAAGCAAAAACATTGTTGAGAACGCCGTGAACTCGAAAGATCACACCACCCTGGTGGCCGCCGTCAAAGCGGCTGGACTGGTGGATACGCTTCAGAGTAAAGGGCCATTCACCGTCTTTGCGCCCACCGATGCGGCATTTGCGAAATTGCCTGCGGGTACGGTCGACAATCTGGTGAAGCCAGAAAATAAAGCGCTGCTCACCAGTATCCTGACCTATCACGTGGTCGCCGGTAATTACGATATGAAAGCGCTGGAGCAAAAAATTAAACAGGGCGGCGGTCACGCGGAGCTGAAAACCGTTAACGGTCAACCTCTGTGGATCATGAGCAACGGCCCGCACAATATTCAGCTCAAGGACGGTAAAGGTAACGTGGCGAATATCAGCACCTATGACGTCCATCAGAAAAATGGCGTGATCGATGTGATTGATACCGTCCTGATGCCTAAGTAG